A region of Myxococcaceae bacterium JPH2 DNA encodes the following proteins:
- a CDS encoding pilus assembly protein encodes MFHARTRKPSRRGAATVEFAVIIPVLVMILMFSMYLTELVRAKLKLLEMARYTTFEMTSYTLSDIAKAEHDAAFDDAKKEALEEALERYKDMDSVEPNARAGNFIANYTNVKAEVTNREVPFIEGGLVLGNSGEGWASDVLGAVNGGAKGLLNFWKLNTKGWVDTSVSMKFANSILPKRYLEESGSGGFFKVNTFGNRNLANLELKSHFSMYATGWNLPDGGDAVINGRRAGGHTAGGDPHGLYQQVNRMTFLGVKAKIESSPLGSVLDFFKKFSPAFLGTFVISKNYGLPGTLECAGVNTFPANGVHGLQDQMTKSKSLLDYERPQCFDTAPFRDRELEKSQYIKIFEARGENFMGCKNAQAEDPSAANSVAATKGDENQDIRNCE; translated from the coding sequence ATGTTCCACGCGCGCACACGGAAGCCGTCGCGACGGGGCGCCGCCACCGTCGAGTTCGCGGTCATCATCCCCGTGCTGGTGATGATCCTGATGTTCAGCATGTACCTCACCGAGTTGGTGAGGGCGAAGCTGAAGCTCCTGGAGATGGCGCGGTACACCACCTTCGAGATGACCAGCTACACGCTGAGCGACATCGCCAAGGCGGAGCATGACGCCGCCTTCGATGACGCGAAGAAGGAGGCGCTGGAGGAGGCCCTCGAGCGCTACAAGGACATGGACTCGGTGGAGCCCAATGCCCGCGCGGGTAACTTCATCGCGAACTACACGAACGTGAAGGCCGAGGTCACCAACCGCGAGGTGCCGTTCATCGAGGGTGGCCTGGTGCTGGGCAACTCGGGGGAGGGCTGGGCCTCGGACGTGCTGGGCGCGGTGAATGGTGGCGCCAAGGGTCTGCTCAACTTCTGGAAGCTCAACACCAAGGGGTGGGTGGACACGAGCGTGAGCATGAAGTTCGCCAACTCCATCCTGCCCAAGCGGTACCTGGAGGAGTCTGGGTCGGGTGGCTTCTTCAAGGTGAACACGTTCGGCAATCGCAACCTGGCGAACCTGGAGCTGAAGTCTCACTTCTCCATGTACGCCACGGGTTGGAACCTGCCGGACGGTGGCGACGCGGTCATCAATGGCAGACGCGCGGGTGGCCATACGGCGGGCGGAGATCCGCACGGCCTCTACCAGCAGGTCAATCGCATGACCTTCCTGGGCGTGAAGGCGAAGATCGAGAGTTCGCCGCTGGGAAGCGTCCTGGACTTCTTCAAGAAGTTCTCGCCCGCGTTCCTGGGCACGTTCGTCATCTCCAAGAACTACGGCCTTCCGGGCACGCTGGAGTGCGCGGGCGTCAACACGTTCCCCGCCAATGGCGTCCACGGCCTCCAGGACCAGATGACCAAGTCCAAGTCGCTCTTGGACTACGAGCGGCCCCAGTGCTTCGACACCGCGCCGTTCCGCGACCGGGAGTTGGAGAAGTCGCAGTACATCAAGATCTTCGAGGCGCGCGGCGAGAACTTCATGGGCTGCAAGAACGCGCAGGCCGAGGACCCGTCCGCCGCCAACAGCGTGGCCGCCACCAAGGGCGATGAGAACCAGGACATCCGAAATTGTGAGTAG
- the cpaB gene encoding Flp pilus assembly protein CpaB, with product MLKGKTPLIVALVLGLLAGVVAYSAIKKKEADVRRGWNLVPVVVAAQDMPEGTVINYEMISQRSVPEQFVTSSVVKPDSAGYIVNQKVLVALQAGDPILWSQFETTKAAERLSTKVQKKARAITIEAKPTTAVGGWIRPNDHVDIIGTFLDPQSQENVAVTLLQNIIVVATGKITGTTNVNLIPENQRDYANVSLMVLPEEAEILVLATELGQLTLSLRNEDDVDMIEERGRATISTLLSGERTRVLEQKRREIIQIIKGGTSEKAAAAGSP from the coding sequence ATGCTGAAGGGTAAGACTCCCCTCATCGTCGCGCTCGTGCTCGGACTGCTCGCGGGCGTCGTGGCCTATTCGGCCATCAAGAAGAAGGAAGCCGACGTTCGTCGTGGCTGGAACCTCGTGCCGGTCGTCGTGGCGGCCCAGGACATGCCCGAAGGCACGGTCATCAACTACGAGATGATCTCGCAGCGCTCGGTGCCCGAGCAGTTCGTCACGTCGTCCGTGGTGAAGCCGGACTCCGCTGGCTACATCGTGAACCAGAAGGTGCTGGTGGCGCTGCAGGCCGGCGACCCCATCCTCTGGAGCCAGTTCGAGACGACGAAGGCGGCCGAGCGCCTCTCCACCAAGGTGCAGAAGAAGGCCCGCGCCATCACCATCGAGGCCAAGCCGACCACGGCCGTGGGTGGCTGGATTCGCCCCAACGACCACGTGGACATCATCGGCACGTTCCTGGATCCGCAGTCCCAGGAGAACGTGGCCGTGACGCTGCTCCAGAACATCATCGTGGTGGCGACCGGAAAGATCACCGGTACCACCAACGTGAACCTCATCCCGGAGAACCAGCGCGACTACGCGAACGTGTCGCTGATGGTGCTGCCGGAAGAGGCGGAGATCCTGGTGCTCGCGACGGAGCTGGGTCAGCTGACCCTGTCGCTGCGCAACGAGGACGACGTCGATATGATCGAGGAGCGCGGCCGCGCCACCATCAGCACGCTGCTGTCCGGCGAGCGCACCCGCGTCCTGGAGCAGAAGCGCCGGGAGATCATCCAGATCATCAAGGGCGGGACCTCGGAAAAGGCCGCGGCCGCCGGTTCGCCGTAA
- a CDS encoding type II secretion system F family protein, which produces MLAGIVLLLVTGSVFFFSLVIFSVLSKAYEQYQERYVAKSMNDLSDMFLFIDARQMLVLNIACMCLLGILSYIVFNPVLAVASTVFGFFLPMILVKYYRKRRIKKFNVQLVDALQAMANAFKAGLTFPQAIEHVAREAQPPLSQEFGLFVKEVKLGVPLEESLINMGRRVGSDDLELVVVSTNIARQLGGNMAEMFETISAVIRERFRLEGKIDALTSQGKLQGWIVAAMPGVLGMVLNYMRPDLMEPMMNHIFGYVLVTIIAIMEILGILIIRRIVNIDI; this is translated from the coding sequence ATGCTTGCAGGAATCGTCCTCCTCCTCGTCACCGGCTCGGTCTTCTTCTTCAGCCTGGTGATCTTCAGCGTCCTGTCGAAGGCGTATGAGCAGTACCAGGAGCGGTACGTCGCCAAGTCGATGAACGACTTGAGCGACATGTTCCTCTTCATCGACGCACGGCAGATGTTGGTCCTCAACATCGCGTGCATGTGCTTGCTCGGCATCCTGAGCTACATCGTCTTCAACCCCGTGCTCGCGGTGGCCTCGACGGTGTTCGGCTTCTTCCTGCCGATGATCCTGGTGAAGTACTACCGCAAGCGCCGCATCAAGAAGTTCAACGTCCAGTTGGTGGACGCGCTGCAGGCCATGGCCAACGCGTTCAAGGCGGGTCTCACCTTCCCGCAGGCCATCGAGCACGTGGCCCGCGAGGCGCAGCCGCCGCTGTCCCAGGAGTTCGGCCTCTTCGTCAAAGAGGTGAAGCTGGGCGTGCCGCTGGAGGAGTCGCTCATCAACATGGGGCGCCGCGTGGGCAGTGACGACCTGGAGCTGGTCGTCGTCTCCACGAACATCGCGCGCCAACTGGGCGGCAACATGGCGGAGATGTTCGAGACCATCTCCGCGGTGATTCGCGAGCGCTTCCGTCTGGAAGGCAAGATCGACGCGCTCACGTCCCAGGGCAAGTTGCAGGGATGGATTGTGGCGGCCATGCCGGGCGTGCTGGGCATGGTGCTCAACTACATGCGTCCGGACCTGATGGAGCCGATGATGAACCACATCTTCGGCTACGTGCTGGTGACCATCATCGCCATCATGGAGATCCTCGGGATCTTGATCATCCGGCGCATCGTCAACATCGACATCTGA
- a CDS encoding type II secretion system F family protein: MQDILTVILIIGSALLTAAAVAFLGIGLYQNVFERFLSEVRDESGGGMKGAGSVAIRKLGVINRRFMWPSYEAKARRKLIKAGEPQGYKPEDIMAMQEVSAVLALIFGLFACNALNATFAWALLVMLIGLYYPLLWLNDQVKKRHLAISRALPYSLDLLTLSVEAGLDFTGALAKVVEKGKAGALREELQLVLKQLKMGKTREEALKSMIVRVDLPPLTTFVTALIQADKMGTSLGKVLRIQSTQMRIDRTQRAEKLAGEAPVKMLFPLIACIFPTVFMVLFGPIVFQFFFGELAG, translated from the coding sequence GTGCAGGACATCCTCACAGTCATCCTGATCATCGGCTCGGCGCTTCTCACCGCGGCGGCGGTGGCGTTCCTGGGCATCGGTCTGTACCAGAACGTCTTCGAGCGCTTCTTGTCGGAGGTCCGCGACGAGTCGGGCGGCGGCATGAAGGGCGCCGGCTCGGTGGCCATCCGCAAGCTGGGCGTCATCAACCGGCGCTTCATGTGGCCGTCGTATGAGGCCAAGGCGCGGCGCAAGCTCATCAAGGCGGGCGAGCCCCAGGGCTACAAGCCGGAAGACATCATGGCCATGCAGGAGGTCAGCGCCGTGCTGGCGCTCATCTTCGGCCTGTTCGCCTGCAATGCCTTGAACGCGACGTTCGCGTGGGCGCTGCTGGTGATGTTGATCGGCCTCTACTACCCGCTCTTGTGGCTGAACGATCAGGTGAAGAAGCGCCACCTGGCCATCAGCCGCGCGCTGCCGTACAGCCTGGACCTGCTGACGCTGTCGGTGGAGGCCGGTCTGGACTTCACGGGCGCGCTCGCGAAGGTGGTGGAGAAGGGCAAGGCGGGCGCGCTGCGCGAGGAGCTGCAGCTGGTCCTCAAGCAGCTCAAGATGGGCAAGACGCGCGAAGAGGCGCTCAAGAGCATGATCGTCCGCGTGGACCTGCCGCCGCTCACCACGTTCGTCACGGCGCTCATCCAGGCGGACAAGATGGGCACCAGCTTGGGCAAGGTGCTGCGCATCCAGTCGACCCAGATGCGCATCGACCGCACCCAGCGCGCTGAGAAGCTGGCCGGCGAGGCCCCCGTGAAGATGCTCTTCCCGCTCATCGCGTGCATCTTCCCCACGGTCTTCATGGTGCTGTTCGGCCCCATCGTGTTCCAGTTCTTCTTCGGCGAGCTCGCGGGGTAG